Proteins from one Haliaeetus albicilla chromosome 4, bHalAlb1.1, whole genome shotgun sequence genomic window:
- the LRRC38 gene encoding leucine-rich repeat-containing protein 38 isoform X3: MICDLLDTITHTHTSTRHCCSAEQNVFLLEVVLITAFKSLTMLPCFPFCLLPFSVFVCLLFLPVGHFCPAVCSCMDYHTIDCRDQGLPSVPNPFPLDVRKLLIADNNIQAIPADFFIFYGDLVYLDFRNNSLTSLEEGTFSSSTKLVYLDLSYNNLTQLDAGIFKSAEKLIKLSLGNNNLVDVDEAAFENLEQLQVLELNDNNLQSLNVAALEALPSLRTIRLEGNPWVCDCDFANLFSWIQDNASKLQKGLHEIQCSLPVENRRIFLNELSETASVEQLKPDGDAEPETARHP, encoded by the exons ATGATATGTGATCTCCTGGATacaatcacacacacacacacaagtaccaggcactgctgctcagctgaGCAAAATGTCTTTCTCTTAGAAGTGGTGCTCATCACAGCTTTCAAATCCTTGACGATGTTGCCatgctttcctttctgccttctgcctttttctgtctttgtctGCCTGCTTTTCTTACCCGTGGGTCATTTTTGCCCTGCTGTCTGTAGCTGTATGGACTACCACACCATAGATTGCCGGGATCAAGGACTCCCAAGTGTTCCTAATCCATTTCCACTGGATGTACGGAAACTTCTTATAGCTGATAACAACATTCAGGCGATACCAGCtgatttctttatattttatggAGATCTAGTCTATTTGGACTTCAGGAATAACTCCCTGACCTCTTTAGAAGAGGGTACTTTTAGCAGTTCTACCAAACTGGTGTATTTAGACTTAAGCTACAATAATTTAACACAGCTTGATGCTGGGATATTCaaatcagcagaaaaactgATAAAATTGAGCCTTGGAAACAATAACCTGGTGGATGTGGATGAGGCTGCTTTTGAGAACCTGGAACAGCTCCAAGTGTTAGAATTGAATGACAATAACTTACAAAGCCTAAATGTGGCAGCCCTAGAAGCGCTTCCCTCCCTGCGGACTATACGCTTAGAGGGCAACCCTTGGGTCTGTGACTGTGACTTTGCCAATCTTTTCAGCTGGATACAGGACAATGCATCTAAGCTCCAGAAAG GTCTCCATGAAATCCAGTGTTCCCTGCCTGTAGAAAATAGAAGAATCTTTCTGAATGAATTATCTGAG
- the LRRC38 gene encoding leucine-rich repeat-containing protein 38 isoform X1 yields MICDLLDTITHTHTSTRHCCSAEQNVFLLEVVLITAFKSLTMLPCFPFCLLPFSVFVCLLFLPVGHFCPAVCSCMDYHTIDCRDQGLPSVPNPFPLDVRKLLIADNNIQAIPADFFIFYGDLVYLDFRNNSLTSLEEGTFSSSTKLVYLDLSYNNLTQLDAGIFKSAEKLIKLSLGNNNLVDVDEAAFENLEQLQVLELNDNNLQSLNVAALEALPSLRTIRLEGNPWVCDCDFANLFSWIQDNASKLQKGLHEIQCSLPVENRRIFLNELSEVSFSECKFSLSLTDLFIIIFSGVAVSIAAILSSFFLATLVHCFQRCAPSKDDDDDEDDSED; encoded by the exons ATGATATGTGATCTCCTGGATacaatcacacacacacacacaagtaccaggcactgctgctcagctgaGCAAAATGTCTTTCTCTTAGAAGTGGTGCTCATCACAGCTTTCAAATCCTTGACGATGTTGCCatgctttcctttctgccttctgcctttttctgtctttgtctGCCTGCTTTTCTTACCCGTGGGTCATTTTTGCCCTGCTGTCTGTAGCTGTATGGACTACCACACCATAGATTGCCGGGATCAAGGACTCCCAAGTGTTCCTAATCCATTTCCACTGGATGTACGGAAACTTCTTATAGCTGATAACAACATTCAGGCGATACCAGCtgatttctttatattttatggAGATCTAGTCTATTTGGACTTCAGGAATAACTCCCTGACCTCTTTAGAAGAGGGTACTTTTAGCAGTTCTACCAAACTGGTGTATTTAGACTTAAGCTACAATAATTTAACACAGCTTGATGCTGGGATATTCaaatcagcagaaaaactgATAAAATTGAGCCTTGGAAACAATAACCTGGTGGATGTGGATGAGGCTGCTTTTGAGAACCTGGAACAGCTCCAAGTGTTAGAATTGAATGACAATAACTTACAAAGCCTAAATGTGGCAGCCCTAGAAGCGCTTCCCTCCCTGCGGACTATACGCTTAGAGGGCAACCCTTGGGTCTGTGACTGTGACTTTGCCAATCTTTTCAGCTGGATACAGGACAATGCATCTAAGCTCCAGAAAG GTCTCCATGAAATCCAGTGTTCCCTGCCTGTAGAAAATAGAAGAATCTTTCTGAATGAATTATCTGAGGTCAGCTTTAGTGAATGCAAATTTAGTTTGTCATTGACGGACCTTTTTATCATCATCTTCTCTGGAGTCGCAGTCTCCATTGCTGCTATTCTATCAAGCTTCTTCTTAGCAACTCTAGTACACTGCTTCCAAAGATGTGCTCCCAGTAAAGATGACGATGATGATGAAGACGACAGTGAGGACTGA